One region of Rattus norvegicus strain BN/NHsdMcwi chromosome 13, GRCr8, whole genome shotgun sequence genomic DNA includes:
- the Atf3 gene encoding cyclic AMP-dependent transcription factor ATF-3, translating to MMLQHPGQVSASEVSATAIVPCLSPPGSLVFEDFANLTPFVKEELRFAIQNKHLCHRMSSALESVTINNRPLEMSVTKSEVAPEEDERKRRRRERNKIAAAKCRNKKKEKTECLQKESEKLESVNAELKAQIEELKNEKQHLIYMLNLHRPTCIVRAQNGRTPEDERNLFIQQIKEGTLQS from the exons ATGATGCTTCAACATCCAGGCCAGGTCTCTGCCTCAGAAGTCAGCGCGACCGCCATCGTCCCCTGCCTCTCACCTCCTGGGTCACTGGTGTTTGAGGATTTTGCTAACCTGACACCTTTTGTCAAGGAAGAGCTGAGATTCGCCATCCAGAACAAGCACCTTTGCCATCGGATGTCCTCTGCGCTGGAGTCAGTCACCATCAACAACAGACCTCTGGAGATGTCAGTCACCAAGTCTGAG GTGGCCCCTGAAGAAGATGAGAGAAAAAGGAGGCGGCgggaaagaaacaaaattgcTGCTGCCAAGTGTCgaaacaagaaaaaagagaagacagagtgcctgcagaag GAGTCAGAGAAACTGGAGAGTGTGAATGCCGAACTGAAGGCCCAGATCGAGGAGCTGAAGAATGAGAAGCAGCATCTGATTTACATGCTCAACCTGCACCGGCCCACGTGTATCGTCCGGGCTCAGAACGGGCGGACGCCGGAAGACGAGAGGAACCTTTTTATCcaacagataaaagaaggaaCATTGCAGAGCTAA